One part of the Magallana gigas chromosome 5, xbMagGiga1.1, whole genome shotgun sequence genome encodes these proteins:
- the LOC117680666 gene encoding uncharacterized protein codes for MADHQHSEEQIETWREAFDIFDKNKDGHISLRELDTVVRSMGLNPSMKDLRSFIKEVDQNRDGKIQFEDFKILMSKFYVNNSPEEQQKDIEGAFKIFDKNGNGVIEKAELLRIATTLGEPLTEEEAEQMMKIADSNKDGLIDYKVPFIAELSPAEVEELIECFEMFDKNRDGTISVEELGSILRALGQNPTKAQVDDIMKKADKNGDGVLSKAEYVSLISGYMVDPEVVKAELREAFMTFDKLKRGYLDLKQMSKALKCVGEPLSEIEIKQLIKLADKNKDGKIDVDEFVDCLCQRM; via the exons ATG GCAGACCACCAGCACAGCGAGGAACAGATAGAAACTTGGCGGGAGGCGTTCGACATCTTTGACAAGAACAAGGACGGACACATAAGTCTGCGCGAACTGGACACAGTGGTGCGCAGTATGGGACTGAACCCCTCCATGAAAGACCTCCGCTCGTTTATCAAAGAGGTCGACCAGAACA GAGATggaaaaatacaatttgaagACTTCAAAATTTTGATGTCTAAATTTTACGTTAATAATTCACCCGAGGAACAGCAAAAAGACATTGAGGGAGCcttcaagatttttgataaaaatggaAACGGAGTGATAGAGAAAGCGGAGCTGCTGCGAATCGCCACCACTTTAGGTGAGCCCCTGACTGAAGAGGAGGCGGAACAGATGATGAAGATAGCGGACTCCAACAAAGACGGTCTGATTGATTACAAAG TACCATTTATT GCTGAGCTGAGTCCAGCGGAAGTTGAAG AGCTTATAGAATGTTTTGAGATGTTCGACAAAAACAGGGACGGAACCATATCTGTGGAAGAACTTGGTTCCATACTCAGAGCCCTGGGCCAAAACCCAACCAAAGCACAGGTAGACGACATAATGAAGAAAGCGGACAAAAACG GTGATGGCGTGTTGAGTAAAGCCGAGTACGTCAGTCTGATTTCCGGGTACATGGTGGACCCGGAAGTTGTCAAGGCGGAGCTGAGAGAGGCCTTCATGacatttgacaagttaaaacGAGGCTACCTAGATCTAAAGCAGATGTCTAAAGCTCTGAAATGTGTTGGAGAGCCACTGTCAGAGATAGAAATTAAACAACTGATTAAACTAGCCGACAAGAATAAGGACGGCAAAATTGATGTGGATG aatttgTCGACTGTTTATGCCAACGAATGTGA
- the LOC105339775 gene encoding uncharacterized protein isoform X2 — protein MSGREEGKQEKDEEEEEDRQRMRDAARRVLQSQSEAQEDSREHQQVVRLESPLNGAPVNGEQNLQNIELPTYEEAMRITDTSVDIDTGRVDIDTGRPDSGLRLRRDHSQEENGFSVPTASYLTDKETSDKEGGDKYVVSGEEPTNSRRYSQMSIEAEVDGGHREERLSVFEVEEGSRDERDESGSRLQRFIHRRMESISFNKLCCAVILVTGVLSLIVFLGVFPASFVYLDYYQIALKYNKITGVVDRSTTYEFGCYILGPSVGFLEFDGTAHTVSKTHGVFTVDKMPITISYHVQYFLREKEVGVLHSEFGMDYDSVIRSVIESEIKNAAVPYSVDQFRLQRSVLEKYFHRKLKYRLEGDCCPACCPSSCNNFTACSLCPPPSTCSQGFHINVEYFHLGQVDIPSQVTERYLTRTLLKEYADREYFIQNKVIETTKTLRLTKQIRNTAQEIQEAANVEAQKIGVVSTANYEANLTQATISGLSGMFSTLKVTQEDHKLSLMMIRALEGVAVKGNLYRTYGYDNGTMSLYTRGMSIS, from the exons ATGTCGGGCAGGGAGGAAGGCAAGCAGGAAAAAG ATGAAGAAGAGGAGGAAGACCGACAGAGAATGAGGGATGCCGCGAGACGTGTTCTCCAGAGTCAGAGTGAGGCTCAAGAGGATTCAAGGGAACATCAGCAAGTTG TGCGGTTAGAGAGTCCTCTAAATGGAGCCCCGGTTAATGGAGAACAAAATTTGCAGAATATTG AATTACCAACTTATGAAGAGGCTATGAGAATAAC TGACACCAGCGTGGATATAGACACTGGACGAGTGGATATAGACACTGGACGACCTGACTCAGGACTTCGACTCAGAAG AGATCACTCTCAGGAGGAAAATGGTTTCTCTGTGCCAACT GCATCATATCTTACTGACAAGGAGACGTCAGACAAAGAAGGGGGAGATAAGTATGTGGTGTCAGGAGAGGAACCGACCAATTCCAGACGGTACAGCCAGATGTCCATAG aagCTGAGGTGGATGGTGGTCATCGTGAGGAGAGGTTGAGTGTTTTTGAGGTTGAGGAAGGATCACGAGATGAGAG AGACGAGTCTGGATCTCGACTCCAGAGGTTTATCCATCGGAGGATGGAGAGTATCTCGTTTAACAAGCTCTGCTGTGCGGTGATTCTGGTCACGGGGGTGCTCTCTCTCATTGTTTTCCTGGGAGTCTTCCCAGCAAGCTTTGTTTACCTTGACTACTATCAG ATTGCTCTGAAGTATAACAAAATCACGGGGGTGGTTGACAGATCGACCACGTACGAGTTTGGCTGTTACATTCTGGGGCCCAGTGTGGGGTTTCTGGAGTTTGATGGGACTGCCCATACTGTGTCCAAAACTCACGGTGTCTTCACTGTGGACAAAATGCCAATCACAATCTCCTACCATGTGCAATATTTTCTGAG AGAGAAAGAGGTTGGTGTTTTACACAGTGAGTTTGGGATGGACTATGATTCAGTCATCAGGAGCGTGATAGAGAGTGAAATCAAGAACGCGGCTGTTCCCTACAGCGTCGACCAGTTTCGACTACAGCGATCCGTTTTGGAAAAATATTTCCACAGGAAGCTGAAATACAGATTAgaag GAGACTGCTGCCCTGCCTGTTGCCCCAGCAGTTGTAACAACTTCACAGCCTGCTCCCTGTGTCCACCACCGAGCACCTGTAGCCAGGGGTTCCACATCAATGTGGAGTACTTCCACCTCGGACAGGTGGATATACCATCGCAGGTGACAGAGAGATATCTCACCAGGACTCTGTTAAAG GAGTATGCAGACCGTGAATATTTCATACAGAATAAAGTGATAGAGACCACAAAGACTCTCCGACTGACCAAGCAGATCAGGAACACAG CACAAGAAATCCAAGAGGCAGCAAATGTTGAGGCTCAGAAGATTGGCGTAGTGTCCACTGCTAACTATGAGGCCAACTTGACCCAGGCCACAATCTCGGGTCTGTCCGGCATGTTCAGTACACTGAAGGTCACACAGGAGGATCACAAGCTGTCACTCATGATGATACGGGCACTGGAAGGCGTCGCCGTAAAGGGAAATCTGTACCGGACATATGGTTATGACAATGGGACCATGTCTCTGTATACTAGGGGCATGTCTATCAGTTAG
- the LOC105339775 gene encoding uncharacterized protein isoform X1 has translation MSGREEGKQEKDEEEEEDRQRMRDAARRVLQSQSEAQEDSREHQQVDLNEIGVRLESPLNGAPVNGEQNLQNIELPTYEEAMRITDTSVDIDTGRVDIDTGRPDSGLRLRRDHSQEENGFSVPTASYLTDKETSDKEGGDKYVVSGEEPTNSRRYSQMSIEAEVDGGHREERLSVFEVEEGSRDERDESGSRLQRFIHRRMESISFNKLCCAVILVTGVLSLIVFLGVFPASFVYLDYYQIALKYNKITGVVDRSTTYEFGCYILGPSVGFLEFDGTAHTVSKTHGVFTVDKMPITISYHVQYFLREKEVGVLHSEFGMDYDSVIRSVIESEIKNAAVPYSVDQFRLQRSVLEKYFHRKLKYRLEGDCCPACCPSSCNNFTACSLCPPPSTCSQGFHINVEYFHLGQVDIPSQVTERYLTRTLLKEYADREYFIQNKVIETTKTLRLTKQIRNTAQEIQEAANVEAQKIGVVSTANYEANLTQATISGLSGMFSTLKVTQEDHKLSLMMIRALEGVAVKGNLYRTYGYDNGTMSLYTRGMSIS, from the exons ATGTCGGGCAGGGAGGAAGGCAAGCAGGAAAAAG ATGAAGAAGAGGAGGAAGACCGACAGAGAATGAGGGATGCCGCGAGACGTGTTCTCCAGAGTCAGAGTGAGGCTCAAGAGGATTCAAGGGAACATCAGCAAGTTG ATTTAAATGAAATAGGTG TGCGGTTAGAGAGTCCTCTAAATGGAGCCCCGGTTAATGGAGAACAAAATTTGCAGAATATTG AATTACCAACTTATGAAGAGGCTATGAGAATAAC TGACACCAGCGTGGATATAGACACTGGACGAGTGGATATAGACACTGGACGACCTGACTCAGGACTTCGACTCAGAAG AGATCACTCTCAGGAGGAAAATGGTTTCTCTGTGCCAACT GCATCATATCTTACTGACAAGGAGACGTCAGACAAAGAAGGGGGAGATAAGTATGTGGTGTCAGGAGAGGAACCGACCAATTCCAGACGGTACAGCCAGATGTCCATAG aagCTGAGGTGGATGGTGGTCATCGTGAGGAGAGGTTGAGTGTTTTTGAGGTTGAGGAAGGATCACGAGATGAGAG AGACGAGTCTGGATCTCGACTCCAGAGGTTTATCCATCGGAGGATGGAGAGTATCTCGTTTAACAAGCTCTGCTGTGCGGTGATTCTGGTCACGGGGGTGCTCTCTCTCATTGTTTTCCTGGGAGTCTTCCCAGCAAGCTTTGTTTACCTTGACTACTATCAG ATTGCTCTGAAGTATAACAAAATCACGGGGGTGGTTGACAGATCGACCACGTACGAGTTTGGCTGTTACATTCTGGGGCCCAGTGTGGGGTTTCTGGAGTTTGATGGGACTGCCCATACTGTGTCCAAAACTCACGGTGTCTTCACTGTGGACAAAATGCCAATCACAATCTCCTACCATGTGCAATATTTTCTGAG AGAGAAAGAGGTTGGTGTTTTACACAGTGAGTTTGGGATGGACTATGATTCAGTCATCAGGAGCGTGATAGAGAGTGAAATCAAGAACGCGGCTGTTCCCTACAGCGTCGACCAGTTTCGACTACAGCGATCCGTTTTGGAAAAATATTTCCACAGGAAGCTGAAATACAGATTAgaag GAGACTGCTGCCCTGCCTGTTGCCCCAGCAGTTGTAACAACTTCACAGCCTGCTCCCTGTGTCCACCACCGAGCACCTGTAGCCAGGGGTTCCACATCAATGTGGAGTACTTCCACCTCGGACAGGTGGATATACCATCGCAGGTGACAGAGAGATATCTCACCAGGACTCTGTTAAAG GAGTATGCAGACCGTGAATATTTCATACAGAATAAAGTGATAGAGACCACAAAGACTCTCCGACTGACCAAGCAGATCAGGAACACAG CACAAGAAATCCAAGAGGCAGCAAATGTTGAGGCTCAGAAGATTGGCGTAGTGTCCACTGCTAACTATGAGGCCAACTTGACCCAGGCCACAATCTCGGGTCTGTCCGGCATGTTCAGTACACTGAAGGTCACACAGGAGGATCACAAGCTGTCACTCATGATGATACGGGCACTGGAAGGCGTCGCCGTAAAGGGAAATCTGTACCGGACATATGGTTATGACAATGGGACCATGTCTCTGTATACTAGGGGCATGTCTATCAGTTAG